One genomic region from Hirundo rustica isolate bHirRus1 chromosome 5, bHirRus1.pri.v3, whole genome shotgun sequence encodes:
- the MAVS gene encoding mitochondrial antiviral-signaling protein produces the protein MGLAEDKVYTHITRNLKKFGAIRVASLANSLTCLVDSDRDELLAREETRGNQAAVFRFYQHLRCRQGWVQDLIQALHQNNAGHLADELQEVYDTWKPQPRSSAPAAVSSLPSDAHPTASSVSAQTPPQGPNPAPLAGQPCQEPPDHPPVLASAATSTDLEARLPVQELLPQKLPEQESPLPVPPGSKVCDRVSGGHSGEGNLPCPAGAVPLAVEVPGVTVPSAVSPEQGRDWLSRRPVCVDNGFFGNANHLHRGTPGLGLDRSVPSRDAGATRSPGQPRNEPEENSDISAESLPRLEGATRGVEQQPPNSVPKKQAVPSSGHGEPTGSLVDVRSPLLIQEQFDAEKKRVGMLQEHPGTGAASMEKTTLGATPVPRDTFPPCDTSVKSVMQEKKLPMGNKARSTPSVPTKEKVLPASANSVLGTSVVGGSEGTAGRSASRVSSATNVWAPGSNEEREEELSKPGALMSAPQGSPEVAGRSSSSREPDNPCSAISGSLGLSSDPILVSRDSLSTGGAFPRVSSVHGADPREKEASRASRDSCATPSWDSTSVGTHEVCVDHHPSIQLGAGGDGAGPLGSSVNFNSGSGRDAATSSPQARVSKGGSNGMSLLYILPAVGLISAVVFAVYARLRK, from the exons ATGGGTTTGGCCGAAGACAAAGTGTACACCCATATTACGAGAAACCTCAAGAAGTTCGGGGCTATCCGAGTGGCGTCGCTGGCCAATTCCCTGACCTGCCTGGTCGATTCTGACAGA GATGAACTCCTCGCCCGGGAGGAGACACGGGGCAACCAGGCAGCTGTCTTTAGGTTTTATCAGCACCTGAGGTGCCggcagggctgggtgcaggATCTCATCCAGGCGCTGCACCAGAACAATGCGGGGCACTTGGCTGATGAGCTGCAGGAAGTCTATGATACCTGGAAACCTCAACCTC gttcctcagctcctgctgctgtctcttCCCTTCCCAGTGATGCCCATCCCACTGCCTCCTCCGTCAGTGCCCAGACACCACCCCAGGGGCCAAATCCTGCCCCGTTGGCTGGGCAGCCATGCCAAGAGCCACCCGACCATCCACCTGTCCTGGCCAGTGCTGCCACGAGCACAGACCTGGAGGCCAGACTCCCTGTGCAGGAATTG CTCCCGCAAAAGCTCCCGGAGCAAGAGAGTCCCTTGCCAGTTCCACCTGGGAGCAAAGTCTGTGACAGAGTGAGCGGTGGGCACAGCGGAGAGGGGAATCTCCCGTGCCCTGCCGGGGCTGTGCCGCTAGCAGTGGAGGTGCCGGGGGTGACCGTGCCATCGGcggtgtccccagagcagggccGGGACTGGCTGAGCCGCCGGCCGGTGTGTGTGGACAACGGGTTTTTTGGGAATGCCAACCACCTGCACCGTGGCACGCCGGGCCTGGGCCTGGACAGGTCTGTTCCATCGAGGGATGCAGGTGCCACTCGCAGCCCTGGACAGCCCAGGAACGAGCCCGAAGAGAACTCAGATATCTCCGCAGAGTCACTGCCACGGCTGGAGGGGGCCACTCGTGgtgtggagcagcagcccccaaACTCGGTGCCAAAAAAGCAGGCTGTGCCAAGCTCTGGGCACGGTGAGCCCACGGGCAGCTTGGTGGATGTGCGCAGCCCCCTCCTGATACAGGAGCAGTTTGATGCGGAGAAGAAACGGGTcgggatgctgcaggagcacccAGGGACTGGAG CTGCTTCAATGGAAAAAACTACCCTGGGTGCTACCCCTGTGCCCAGAGACACTTTCCCACCCTGTGACACCTCTGTGAAGTCTGTTATGCAAGAGAAGAAGCTGCCCATGGGGAATAAAGCCAGGAGCACCCCTTCTGTGCCAACAAAGGAGAAA GTGCTCCCGGCCTCGGCAAACTCTGTCCTGGGCACGTCTGTGGTAGGAGGCTCCGAAGGCACGGCTGGGAGATCGGCTTCCCGCGTGAGCTCTGCCACGAATGTCTGGGCACCTGGCAGTAatgaggagagagaagaggagcTCAGCAAGCCAGGAGCCCTCATGTCTGCGCCTCAGGGCAGCCCAGAGGTGGCAGGCAGATCCTCGAGCTCTCGGGAGCCCGACAACCCCTGTTCCGCCATCTCCGGTAGCCTTGGCCTCAGCAGTGACCCAATCCTGGTGAGCAGGGATAGCCTGAGCACAGGAGGAGCGTTCCCCAGAGTGTCCTCGGTTCATGGTGCAGACCCCAGAGAGAAGGAGGCATCTAGAGCGAGCAGAGACTCCTGTGCTACTCCGAGCTGGGACAGCACCTCCGTGGGCACCCATGAGGTGTGTGTGGATCATCACCCCAGCATCCAGCTTGGAGCCGGCGGCGACGGAGCCGGTCCCCTCGGAAGCTCGGTGAATTTCAACTCTGGCAGCGGTCGTGATGCTGCCACCAGCTCACCTCAGGCCAGAGTCTCAAAGGGGGGCAGCAATGGCATGTCCCTGCTGTACATCCTTCCGGCTGTTGGCCTCATTTCTGCCGTGGTGTTCGCAGTGTACGCTCGGCTGCGGAAGTAG